The DNA segment GGCCCGGCCATCAACGGTCTCAAGAGCGACATTGCCGCCCTGATCGAAACGCGTGGCCAGGCGCTCAAGGGTGCGGCGCTCGAAGCCCGGCTCAAGGACGAGACCGTTGACGTGACCCTCCCGCTGCGCCCGGCGCCGACGGCACGGGGTCGCATTCACCCGATTTCGCAGACGATCGACGAAATCACCGCGATCTTCTCGGATATGGGTTTTTCCATCGCCGAAGGGCCCGATATCGAGACCGACTATTTCAACTTCACTGCGCTGAACTTTCCCGAAGGCCATCCCGCGCGTGAAATGCACGATACCTTCTTCATGAAGCCAGGCCCGGACGGTGTGAAGAAGGTGCTGCGCACCCACACTTCGCCCGTGCAAGTGCGGGTCATGCAGAAGACCAACGAGAAGCCGGCTGCCGGCTACATGACCCCTGCAATGGATCCGCCGATCCGCGTGGTCATGCCCGGCCGCACCTATCGCAATGACTCGGACCAGACGCACACGCCGATGTTCCATCAGGTGGAGGGCCTTGTCATCGACAAGTCGAGCCACATCGGACAGTTGCGCTGGGTGCTGGAAGAATTCCTCAAGGCCTTCTTCGAAGTGCCAAGTGTCACCCTGCGCTTCCGTCCGAGCTTTTTCCCCTTCACCGAGCCGTCAATGGAAGTGGACGTCCAGTGCGACCGCTCCGGCTCCGAGGTGAAGATCGGCGAGGGCAATGACTGGCTCGAGATTCTGGGCTGCGGCATGGTGCATCCCAACGTCATCCGTAATGCGGGCCTTGACCCCGATGTCTACCAGGGTTTTGCCTGGGGCATCGGCATCGACCGCATTGCCATGCTGA comes from the Devosia lucknowensis genome and includes:
- the pheS gene encoding phenylalanine--tRNA ligase subunit alpha, which produces MSLDTQIETLRTELSAAIAAADTEAALDAVRVAALGKKGSVSALLATLGAMAPEDRKSAGPAINGLKSDIAALIETRGQALKGAALEARLKDETVDVTLPLRPAPTARGRIHPISQTIDEITAIFSDMGFSIAEGPDIETDYFNFTALNFPEGHPAREMHDTFFMKPGPDGVKKVLRTHTSPVQVRVMQKTNEKPAAGYMTPAMDPPIRVVMPGRTYRNDSDQTHTPMFHQVEGLVIDKSSHIGQLRWVLEEFLKAFFEVPSVTLRFRPSFFPFTEPSMEVDVQCDRSGSEVKIGEGNDWLEILGCGMVHPNVIRNAGLDPDVYQGFAWGIGIDRIAMLKYGMPDLRAFFDADQRWIEHYGFRPLDLPTLFGGLSS